In Mercenaria mercenaria strain notata unplaced genomic scaffold, MADL_Memer_1 contig_747, whole genome shotgun sequence, the sequence GTTACTCTCTTGAGCTGACGCGATCGAAAGATCATGTCGAGCACTCGATATTATTTGTGTGGTCCTAAATGAACCGACCATATTTAACAACTGTTGATATATATTATAGATATGTCTTTTACTAAATAGGTTTTTTTATGGAAATATTCATTTACACTCATAATTACATCTCCAGAGGATGATGAATCAGTTAAAATTGCTTGTCTTTTTTTCGCGTCATTATCTCTTTGAAATGAATGGCAATTCTGCCTAGCATACGTGTTCGCACGGTTTGAGCCTgctttgtttgttgggtttaacgttacacAGACACAATACATTGAAGGTCATTTTGCGACTTTTCGAACTTTTCATTGTGGTTTAAGACTCCAAGGTTTACATAAACTGGTTATTGTTTTACTATTTCCATAAGATCTGACACTATCTATAGGTAAATCTTGCATCtatatctaatttaaagaaagccATATGTTTTAAGGTAAATTAGCGCTTAGAGGATCTTGAAGCACACAATTAGTGCATCTATCCAAGTGAAAATAAATTTGTACTACATTCGGCCTTTTTCATGCACATATTCCGTCAGCCAATAAAATTTACGTTCCAAACATTCgcatacacaaaatttgaatttaagcaaaggttgttcttaaaatgcattctaggtgcgccataattgtgtcctacaaagggtaaaaaggcatttgcaccacagtagcactattcccatagaagttcgtctatatctctttgtcagGTTTAGGTTGAAGACACATACATCTAGGTGTATATGTCTAAGCCACTTGATTGGTTCACTTAAGACAGACgtagttgtctcaatcctgatgacactcaatcgacggacctGATTGAAAagttcataagatatacttaaccggatcagtctgctttcaagctaGACCTTCTACACCcactatttatttattacaatgtttcctatgcttgaaatatttacaaaacggataaagctgtagatatttaagaaacacatgcaataaatgtcaaaatattttgtgtAGAATTCAATTGCTGACACACTGTATGTGGcttatttcaatttttaacacTTTCCCCCTGTGCCCAACTACCATTTTTGctgcatacgtatataataattatttttaaaggcatgtgaaatattttgttgcgtcactagGGGGAAAGACGTTTAAAAACggaaaaatgattaatgttcatatttcaatagaaatgagaaTGGGAATTGTCTACAAATTCTTTTTGTTCACAAActgaatatatcaagaaatggtgTTTAACtatctttatcatgttattttAGAAGTAAAGCTCTaggtcagtttttacttaattggataggcaatctgaaaatgtccgaggtccttttccaacatttgattttataatatcTTTTACGTTTTTTAGTTCTAACCTTGGTTTTATTCTTAATGCATATTCACAAGTCTGTTTGGTAGTAGTGATTCGATTCGTATATAATTTGTATTTGTGTTGAATATTACAGGTAATGAAGTTTAATCTATAAATTCACTGATATTTGGCATAGAACCATTTTACTGAAATAGATTGGATCGacattattatgaaaatattacGCTGATCAGATGAACTTTTGGCTTCAGAAAAAGATCTCTTATCTGAGTCGGTAAATTAGTAAATGcccttatctatttatttatttgttgtataTATGCTATGTATGTAAATCGTCATAGGACgtgtttatcaaaataaataaaataaagaactggtattataatactggtataacatatatttatcataaataaacgATATCTATTATACATTGTAGAGCGAATACTCGACACGGATGGAAGATGAACCAAAACTGCTTTCTGGTTATGATGATTCAAGTTTGTTGTTGATTTTCATTATTTCGAAAGCTACAGTTCCTCCATTTATTCAGTTTATTATCAGAAGTGTTACGTTCCATAATAGTGATCAACTGTatcttttgaaatgaaatattgtgtATGTCCTTAAATCATACATTCTTAAAACCAGTGTTTGTACATAAAACAAGAACCGGGTCTATTTTTAGTGGATGAAATATATAAGATTTTCTTTCAGTACGACTTCTCAGCAAAGAGGAACTGAATGTGTTATGGCACAAAAGCAGTGAAGAGATTGAAGAGAAAGTACTTGCTGAATGTGAGAAAATCTGTGCTTTCATCAAGACAAAGTCAAAATCTATTTTATGTGTATATCCAGTCTATGACATTAAAGATGATACAAAGGTACAATTTTTAGTGTTAACAGAAAAGAAAATCCGCTGTCCAAGGAACATCAAATATGATGTTGTTATGCGAAAAGTAAATGACTGTTCTGGAGAAAGTATGGCTATTCAGCGTAATAAGAAGATCACAAAAGATAAATACAGTCTCACGCCTGAAGAGAGAAAGCATATGAGAGACGTTATAAATAGGAACGCTCCGGATCTGATGAAGCGTTACAAATATGTGTCCGTAATTTCCGGGAGTGGAATACGATCAAAGGGTTATGATACAAAGAATCATATGATTATCCCCCAGCCATGTATCGTGATATACGTtcatacaaaaaacaaaataccCTTATCTGAAGGCAAACTTCCACAAACGATAGAAAACATTCCAGTCGATGTAAGGGAGGGCAGTTTTCAGAACAGTAGTTCGGATAGGTATGACAAGCTACTAATGGGATGCCAGATCACATCTTCTGTTAACTCGAAGAGCTCTGGAACACTGGGTGGGTTTATAGATCACCCACTGTATGGTTTATGCGGAGTTACATGTGCTCACGTTGTTTTGAGTAAACATGAACTTCACGATTCCAGGAAAAAAGGAAGCAGAAAGTGGGAAGATAGCAACCACAAAGTTTACCAACCAGCAGTCGTTCAACATGAAAACTATGTAGGTGCTTTAAGGGAAACATTCTACAAGACAGGCGGCGACAGCAAACCTGGAGTTGATCTGGCTGTTTTCCAGATACAAAATAGGCCCCCAGACTCTGGAAAATTCCCCGAAGAAGCAGGTAAAActgttatattaaataaaaatgttgatacaAGTAAATTTAACTACACACGTCGTTAGAAATGCATGCATGCAATTAATTAGGAAACAGTAATGCTTCAGAAGAGCATCAAGTATACTTATCGGTGTAGATTATTACTACAACAGAAACGCCATTTGACGTTACTGGCGTTTTTGGGACGGAGAATCCGCCTCGATACTAACATAATTTCATACAGACTTTCAAAAATCAAgtcttgcattttacaaaattcagaagAGTTAAATCTATAAAACACATTACAATATATAACGTTGATATCTGATGGTAACTAAGAagaacaatttgatttttttgttatacttatatatatattttgaatacatttttgttttcattaa encodes:
- the LOC128554790 gene encoding uncharacterized protein LOC128554790 isoform X1; translation: MKATSTITNHYCVIQDEIPPEPLAMPSSKPEQMSQSGSKSYDKMKVGMACNGQWVGKSDVNEAIILASGTEKEMRFRSQDTDSPILTTESQSTQPRKRIRTEQAKSEYSTRMEDEPKLLSGYDDSIRLLSKEELNVLWHKSSEEIEEKVLAECEKICAFIKTKSKSILCVYPVYDIKDDTKVQFLVLTEKKIRCPRNIKYDVVMRKVNDCSGESMAIQRNKKITKDKYSLTPEERKHMRDVINRNAPDLMKRYKYVSVISGSGIRSKGYDTKNHMIIPQPCIVIYVHTKNKIPLSEGKLPQTIENIPVDVREGSFQNSSSDRYDKLLMGCQITSSVNSKSSGTLGGFIDHPLYGLCGVTCAHVVLSKHELHDSRKKGSRKWEDSNHKVYQPAVVQHENYVGALRETFYKTGGDSKPGVDLAVFQIQNRPPDSGKFPEEAGMLYETGRIEREIKPYQYGQSVVKFGQTTSKTDGFVQFNGAAVKKIDFNEKYCVNDVEFTYTLFDQIEIQPPPDKDLFSDGGDSGALVFIRNADEELACIGMVIGNLNVASEGGSTSIRRGNSIVTPISTIQDELGVSEFKSFVWYRIENMEKRFTSIDMRLGKLDKMDERIENMEGMITKIAESKD
- the LOC128554790 gene encoding uncharacterized protein LOC128554790 isoform X2 gives rise to the protein MKATSTITNHYCVIQDEIPPEPLAMPSSKPEQMSQSGSKSYDKMKVGMACNGQWVGKSDVNEAIILASGTEKEMRFRSQDTDSPILTTESQSTQPRKRIRTEQAKSEYSTRMEDEPKLLSVRLLSKEELNVLWHKSSEEIEEKVLAECEKICAFIKTKSKSILCVYPVYDIKDDTKVQFLVLTEKKIRCPRNIKYDVVMRKVNDCSGESMAIQRNKKITKDKYSLTPEERKHMRDVINRNAPDLMKRYKYVSVISGSGIRSKGYDTKNHMIIPQPCIVIYVHTKNKIPLSEGKLPQTIENIPVDVREGSFQNSSSDRYDKLLMGCQITSSVNSKSSGTLGGFIDHPLYGLCGVTCAHVVLSKHELHDSRKKGSRKWEDSNHKVYQPAVVQHENYVGALRETFYKTGGDSKPGVDLAVFQIQNRPPDSGKFPEEAGMLYETGRIEREIKPYQYGQSVVKFGQTTSKTDGFVQFNGAAVKKIDFNEKYCVNDVEFTYTLFDQIEIQPPPDKDLFSDGGDSGALVFIRNADEELACIGMVIGNLNVASEGGSTSIRRGNSIVTPISTIQDELGVSEFKSFVWYRIENMEKRFTSIDMRLGKLDKMDERIENMEGMITKIAESKD